The segment TCGCGCCGCCTCCATCGTGCTACCGCGTTCGGAGATCCGTCATCTCTACCGATCGGTAACCGTTCCGCCCGTTGGGCGGTACGGTCAGGAGGTGGTCCGACCTGGGACCCCGGCCGGACGATGGCGGCCGGTCGGGATGAGGGCCAACAGGAGACTTTACGCCCGCACCCTGCTCCGACCCGAATGCCGTTCGCATCTCGGGCACGCGTGCGGGGGGTGAACGGGCTGCGGACGGGTACGAGACGAAGCAGCCTTGTCGGTACGGACAGGGACATACGGGTGTGTTCACCACCACAGTGGGCGGCGTGTCGCCCGGCGACACGTCAACCTTTGGGTGGGATCGGGGGTCGGGTACTTGCGCGAACCGCCGCTCCCGTGTGGACTACGGCCACAGCCCCGGCATGGACGCCGGGCCGAATACTGGAGGTTATTCCCGTGAGCGCGACCGCGGACCCCGCGGACAAGTCCAACCCGGCTCTCCGCCTCGGCTTCGAACAGGGCCAGATCATCCAGGAGCTCGGGTACGACGAAGACAGTGACCAGGACCTCCGCGAGGGCATCGAGGAGATCACTGGCTCCGAACTCGTCGACGAGGACTACGACGACGTCGCCGACGGCGTCCTGCTGTGGCACCGCGACGAGGACGGGGATCTCACCGACGCCCTGGTCGACGCCCTGGAGTACCTGGCGGAGGGCGGCCTGATCTGGCTGCTCACCCCGAAGACCGGCCGCGACGGCCACGTCGAGGCGCACGAGATCGCCGACGCCGCGAAGACCGCCGGCCTCTCGCAGACCAGCTCGGTGGCGATCGCCAAGGACTGGGCGGGCACCCGCCTGGCCACCCCGAAGGCCTCGAAGACCGGCAAGCGCTGACTTCGGACCGCGACCCGCGACGGGCCCCGCCGACCACCCGGTCGGCGGGGCCCGTCGGCGTCCGGCCGCCGGGCGCCCCGTCCCGGCCTGTTCACCAGCAGCGAACGCCTCGCCCGGACGGCCGACCCGGCTCACCCGGACGGCCGAACCGGGCCCGGCGGGTGGGAGGATCTTCCTGCCCGCACCACCGTTCAGGCAGGAAGGCCCTCCCATGACCATCGAGATCGGCGCCCAGGCCCCGGACTTCGAGCTGAAGAACCAGCACGGCGAGTCGGTGAAGCTGTCCGACTTCCGCGGCGAGAAGAACGTCGTCCTGGTCTTCTACCCGTTCGCCTTCACCGGCGTCTGCACCGGCGAGGTCTGCGAGATCCAGAAGGAGCTGCCGCGCCTGCAGAACGACGAGGTGCAGGTGCTCGCGGTCTCCAACGACTCGCCGTTCTCGCTGCGGGTGTTCGGCGACCAGGAGGGCCTGGAGTACCCGCTGCTGTCGGACTTCTGGCCGCACGGCGAGGTCTCCCGGGCCTACGGCGTCTTCAACGAGGAGAAGGGCTGCGCGGTGCGCGGCACCTTCGTCATCGACAAGGAGGGCGCGGTCCGCTGGAG is part of the Kitasatospora cineracea genome and harbors:
- a CDS encoding DUF3052 domain-containing protein, giving the protein MSATADPADKSNPALRLGFEQGQIIQELGYDEDSDQDLREGIEEITGSELVDEDYDDVADGVLLWHRDEDGDLTDALVDALEYLAEGGLIWLLTPKTGRDGHVEAHEIADAAKTAGLSQTSSVAIAKDWAGTRLATPKASKTGKR
- a CDS encoding peroxiredoxin, which translates into the protein MTIEIGAQAPDFELKNQHGESVKLSDFRGEKNVVLVFYPFAFTGVCTGEVCEIQKELPRLQNDEVQVLAVSNDSPFSLRVFGDQEGLEYPLLSDFWPHGEVSRAYGVFNEEKGCAVRGTFVIDKEGAVRWSIVNGLPDARDTQEYLAALGAL